CATATCAGGGCTCACAGGATTAGGGTCAAAAGAGTATAAGGGGAAAATTCTCTATTGTTTGATCCTCTAATGTCACAACTGTATTTTTTGCATTCTTCCATGGGCAGAGCTTACATCAACAGGCATCCTTCAAAGTGAGCACAATAACACAATATTACCTTAAAAAGTTACAGCTGGTAGTGAGAGACAAGCTAGTTTCCTTGCACTTAGGGCTCAAAAACGTGTCCTTCACACATAGTTCAAAGAGGGCCCTCTATGGGGAAGGGTACAGGAACCCTCCTTGTGTCTTATGGAGAGACAGCAGTATGACTCAACTGCCTTTCCTTTAGTTTCAGAGGCCCCCAGGACGATAATCTCTCTATGCTTACTGCTGCAATCTACACTGATCTAGATAGCACCCACAGGGGAAAGGAGAAATTGATAATCATAGAGCCGAACAACAAACCTGGACTATCCACCAATTATTCTGAATAGGATGATTTTGTATTTCCTCCATTGTTTTTGTAAATGTTCCTTTTCTTTACTTATAGTTCATATGCTAGTCTACAGCTGTGTATAGCATCCTTATTAACAGCATAAGAAGCTCTATCCCTCATTTTTCACATTATATGGCCCTAGCAACCTACTTCAGTCTAGACTTACACTCCACATAAGAGTTTCATGTAATTTAGATGAAAGTAATGAACATGTCATTCTCACTTACTTTCAGTAAAAATTGTTTTCCCCTCACTTCAGTTTTGTGTCACTGTAGAAGCAAATGTCAGACACAGCATTTCCAAACCAGAGAATGGGCTGACAGCAGTGACAACCTATTTATTGGACTTGCTGTTACAACTGATTTGTAGTAAGGTGTGGAAGCACTTGGCTCACTACATGGGTGTACTCATTCCTGTAtttcagggtgggggaggagtaaGGGGTGAAGAAACTGCTGCTCCACAACATGCCAGAAAGAAAACTGACTCTTCCCCtttcaccttttaaaataaaatgatagcTACCATAAAGAGTTTATAGGGGCCCTAAAAAGTTTAGACTCCATATAGCATTTCTCCTGCTCCTACCTTTCTTTcataaaaaaacaaccaaaagtgCTGTACATTCCATGCTAGACAGATTACATCCCTACAGTGCATCCGGTGTTTGCAAACTTCAGAAATAAAATTTCCCACCTGAGCGTCCCACAAAGCAGCCCAATAAAGCTGCAGCCTGTTGGGgccaacacagctaactacctctctgtaaATGATTATGTCAGGAGCTTTCACACAAAAGCCAGCTTTGGTTAGGGAAGTACCCTATCAGTGTTATATTTTCTAAACAACAAAAGCATGACTAAAAATCACAAAGAAATCCTGTGCACTCACATCTGTCCAGTTAGCCTGCTGTTCCTGGCTATAGGAAGTTATGCAATAAGCCACTATATCAATCTTACTGAAAAACAGATGTAATCCATTTGAATCACAAAAAGGAGGCACCAGCTAAAATAAAAACCTATCCTTTGAAATCCTGAGTTGTTGTGTGGATTTAATCATATATATCACTTGTAGTCCTCAGACGCATGAAGAAGTGTATTACTTAAAGAGCAAAATAAACCCCCAAAACACAAGTCATTTTGTCATTACTTGGGTGTATGATCAAAACAatctgttgtttttaaacaatgaTGATATTAtaactcttggggggggggggacatttgCTCTGTATCTGTCATTGGCAATGAAATCAAAGTGCTTCACCATGCCCAATTCAAAATATCTTTGGAATCTTTAAACACCAGTCTTCTATGTTCTGGCAAGTTTTTATGATGAGGcgcaaaagggaaaaaatatggtGTAAATCTCACATCAGGCAACAACCAAGCTGCCAAGTACCACCCAGCTCATGTGACCCAGGCATTTGAAAACACTGAGCACTCACACTCATCTAGGCTTCAGGAATGGCCTGCATCACTGCAGTGGGACATCAGGGGCATGTATCACCTGCAGAGCAGTCAGATTCTTCACCCCTTTGCCATCATCTGATGAAATCGGCTATACCCTATCAAAGCTAAtgctctctgaacaagttagtctgtaATGTGCCatcttccctgccctctgccctttTCTTTAGTAAGGGAGGAAGAAGTAGCCAAGAAAAAGAAGGCAGCAGCTCCACAAAACCCCAATAGCTAACAACATCCTTAAGACTAGCCCTACACTGGCTGATCAATTAAATTCTATTCTGCACCCAATCCCACCAATAGGCACTTGGTTCTGCACATTACAAAGCCGAAATACTGTTTTTGTGGCTCCTAGAAACCATGGGTATGTTTGTATGACTCTAAAGGAAGGGAGATGAAATGCAGGAGCTTGTCTCTGACTAGTTTGTCCTTGATTCACATCCTTAAGAAACCCAACACTTTGGCAAATTGCTAATGGTTAAGATTGATGTTTATCACCTCCTTTGGGTGCCAAGACTTCTAATTTAACTATATAATTCAGTTTGCTTACTTGAGCATTGACATTTTGGTTGAAAGCCTGTCGCAAGACCAGGGTGAGTCCTTTTGTCACATTCTCTTTTAAGGAACCACTGATCAGCAGCCTTCTTGTGTTCAGAAGCAAAACTGTTGAACAACACCAAGATACACATTAGCCTGAAACATCAACATGCTACTGTTTTCTTGATTTTATTTCCTTCTAATTTTCATCACAGTCATCTATCTGGACCAAGTTCTGTGACAATCAAGTAAGAAACCCTTTGTTATGCACCGGTTGCATAGGAGCTCAGCCCAAGCCCAGAGCTCTCCAGTGTTCAGAGTAGATACTTCTGTTGCTGTGGGGAGCAAGGGCTAAAACTGCAGCACTTTCTACAATCACTGAGTCTTTTTCAGTGAATTACACTATGACCAGGTAATCTGAAAGTAGATTAATGGAACCTTCCAACATGACTGAAATGACATTGCCTCACAGGATTCAAAGTACAAGGAAGTACACGTGGAAGAATATACACTGCATTTTCATAAACAGAGACCTAATTACCCTTTCTCTGTTTCAGGATTAAAGCAAACCAAAATGGCCTTTAATTCCCATGATTACTTTCACTGAGGAAGTGTTCAAGGATGTTGTGATTAATTTTATCAACCTAAGGAAAAGACTGAAGCATTTTTCAAATAATTTACAGAAAGACTCAATATCCTTAGCTGCATCCTGGATATCCCAGACCAGACATGCCTTATTCTTATCACATGCTTTGTCTTCCTGCAGACACAGCTGTTGTAAATGTGTCATCTCTGGTGATATTTAGCAGCACAGACACATCAATAACACTAGTGTCTGTCCAAGGATTTTACTCTTCCCAATCTCCCCCTCATCTTGTGCGGGTATGAATTTGTAAAGCCTTTATTTTacccctcccctttccttttcTACATCTTAAAATAAGGTACCTGATGTAGTGCTACCCTTTGCTATCAATGTGAACCATTACATTGTCAGGGAATGATTTTTGAAGAGCCATTCAGTTTAGTGTTCTTAAGAGAGATTTTTTCCTTAACGTTAAGCCAAGCTTAGAGCCATGACAAATGGTACTACGATTAGAGACGTAGTATGATGATAAATAACAACAAGAACATCATTTGGAGATTAATTATATTAAATGTTAAGCACTATTTTGAAATATATCTTTATACAGGAGAGCAATGTACCATGCCAGAACAGGTCAAAAGCCTCATTAGTACAATAACTTGCCTTAGCCAATGACTTAGACCTTTTGCtgcagcagaggggaaaaaactaCCATTATGTACTCAACTTACAGTATAATAAAGAAAGTAAACCTTTCAGAGTCTTGCAATGGTCTGCAAAACCACAGAGCATGGAACTGGAGGACCTCATTTTATCATGTAAAAGTATTAATGAAAATCTACATTTGTCCACATTTACTTGCTGGTGACTCTCTAGTTGGCTAGTTAGTGGACTCATCACTGCAGTACCTAATCCCCAAATTGGTGACCCAAGCCCTTAATTTAATGAGTAAATTAACAAACATTTAAACATTGTTTCTACTTATTGTGAACTGTATATCAtacaaaaacaatatttttctggTCAAACCAAACTCATCTGATAGCCTTACCTGTTTTAACCATAAGGTTCCTGGACTGCTGGCATTCCAAGGCAGGAACTGCAGTCGTGTTAGCAAAAGCTGCGCTTGAAgttgcaggagcagcagaagtGCTTTCCACTGGGGTAGGAGGAAGCCTAGTTGTTTTCGCTGATGCTGTAATAGATGTCAAAGCTGCTGTAATTGTCAGTGGGTAGGGAGTTGATGTTTTGGTGATTTCTGAGCTTGTGATTTTCATGGTGTCAGGTACTGTTGTTTCTATCTGTCTTGGTGTATGTGTTGTGGATCCTAGTGTGGAACCTGGGACTCTGCTAACTTTAGAGGTTAGAAATATAGTAGCAGTGCGTGGGGGTGACATAGATATGTTTCTTGGTGCAAATGGAAAGCCTGTGTGTGTTGCTACTGAGTTTAGAATCGATGTCATTTTTGTGGCAGTGTTATTTTTTGCAAGTGTTGATATCAGTGTGCTTAATGCCATCACAGGTGGCAGGGGTGTGTTTTCAGTGCCTAGAGAAAACAAGGATGAAGTTGGCACTGGTGAAGTTGGAGCTGATTCTCCTGTAAATGGTTTTGCTTCTGAAGTTCCTACTGTAGGTATTGCACCAGGAGACACTGAAGATAACACTGTAATGACAGAATGGGTAAAGTTGGTTGTTGACAAAAAAGCAGAAGTTAGTGGTGTTGGTGATTCATGGACAGAAGTTATGATGACTGACTGCAAAGCACTGGTGGTAGGTGTTTGCAATGGGGCGCCCTCAGTAACTTCATTAGGTACAGGAACTAATATAGTTGGATTTTGGACAATAGTAGTCAGCTGGCTAGATGGTTCTGAAAGAGAGTTATTTGAAAAGTCCCTCTGATTTCCAGGAGTCATGTATTCTTCTGTAATAGGACTGGATATCAATGCTGAGCTTGAGGATGATTTGACTACTAGAGAGGGAGAAATTGTTGGTTGTGTATCACTGATAACTATTTCATTATCAGCTGAAACAGCCCAGTTGCCAGTGAATTGAGAAGCCAGTCCGAGTTCAGATGGTGTTGAATATAAAGTATTTGTTGAAGAGACTTTTTCAGCATTAGCTGTATCAGAACTCAGCATGCTAGAAACAGTGCTCATACCATTAGCTGCAAAATCCTTAGCTGCTGGCACAAACACATGCACTGATGTTTCAGATTTTGAGGTGAGATTAACATCCCTGCTGGTAAACAATTTAGTGACATTTTGAGGTGTGTTGATATGCTTTTCTGACTGAGCTGCAGGTATTACcatagtgggggaaggggatgaatATTGAACAGTAGACATTTCTAAAGCAGATGAATACAGGTTAAAGTTTGTGAAATTTTTAGTCTTGATTCCAACAACAGGTGAAAATGAAGAATTATGATTTGATGTTGCAGAGGTATAGGTTGCTGAAGTCAGAGAGATGGTTGTTTGTTTGCTCCTAATGTTATTTATTTGCTGTTGTAGATGCGAGATGGCTGAATCTATGCCACGATAATCAGTTTCTAATGAAGAAGTGCTTGGAATAACTTCTGTTATTGCCATTTTGGCTGTTTCTTTTGTTGAAGAACCACTAGAAATCAAGGCTGTAAGGGGCCATTTAGAAGCTAAAGCTGAGGCTTTTGGAGATTTTGTAGTATCTAAACTGTTTTCTGGGACAGCAGTTGAAATAGAGACGGTTGAGGCTTTGCTGAATGTAGTTTCTGTCACTGGAACATATGGCGACAATTTATAGAGTTCTGAGGACACAATAGGAGTAAATGCATTTGAAtaacttgcatttgaaaactgacCACTGGTAACTTCAGATTTATTTAAGGGTGGTAGATGTAAGTATTCTGTACGTGGCGTGACAATGGTAGATGCTTCCACGTTGCTTTCTTCATTATCTATTAAATCTGCCAGACTTTGTCCATTAGGACTTGAAACCTGTGAAGTTTTAGAATTATAAAGAGCAGATGTCTTTATGATAGCGTGTATAAATTTTGAAAAGCCTGCAGTGGAAGTCGCCAATGATGTAACAGGTGTAAGAGGACTCATGCTTTCTGTTTGCAAAATTCTTTCAAGCATTGTTGTTCTTGTGGTGTGTTCACTAGCAGGCGATTCTGAAGGAGGTCTGGAGTATTGAGAATCGTGTGGCACGACACGGTTAGCTTCCATGTTGGTGTATATTTTGGCTACAGTATCTCTTGTAAAAGATCGATAGGCTGCTGCTCTCATTGAAGAAACATCAGAAAGTTGTGGTGGTTCAAACTCAGTTGGTAGCATGGCATTAGCTTCAGGAGGTGCATGAGTTACTTCCTTTGAAAAAACCTCATTGGCTGACACTGTTGAATGAGGTAATGAAATATTTACTAGTGAGAACATCAATGTGTTCTCATAATTTGTAGCATTTTTAATAAGTGCTGTAATATTAGAGGTCTGATTTGCCTTAGTTATTAAGGAAGTCGTTGTATCTGTTGAATAGGGGAGGGTGGCATTTTTAACAAGAAAATCTGATTCATTTGCTGGTGCTGGAAATACTGCATTGCTAGTGTTTAGTGCATctgtaaaaaatgtttttggcatTGTGAAGGAAGACTTATTTTCTGTTGAATGGGAGACTCCCAATGGACTCACAGAAGCTGGTGAAAGAAATACTGGCCTGAGAGAACCTAGCATGTCATTAGTCAATGCTGAAGAAGACTGATGACTTGTCACTTTCAGTAATGTGTGTAGAAAATCCATAGTATGGAGGAATAAAGTATTATTCGTGTAAATTTCTGATTTATTCTTAAAGATTTCTGGTGACACAGTTAGACTGCTATAATTCTCTTTGTCAGTCACCACTGCTTTGAATGGCTGATTGGAAAGATTTTCTCTAGAAGATGACACATCATCTCTTGAATGAGACAAGGACGTTCTTCGTATAGGAAGCCATGATGCACTTTTGGAAGCTACTGGTTGGGAGGATGGATATAACATTACTGACAGAGGAGCAGAAGTGTGTAAAGATAAGAAGGCAGTACTTTCTAAGGGTGACTCCCTTGCCAGTGTCTTTGTCAAATGCACCATCGTTGATCCAAAGATATTAAGAGATGTCGTACCTGTAAGCAGTCTGGGCCCTTTTCTTGATAATGTGTGATTCACTGTGCTGGGATTTACAGCAGTGCCCACACTTCGTGAGTTGCCCCTGTTTGCACTAACGTGAGAACTACTTGAATCTCTGTTGATGGAACTTTCAGTGTCTGTGGATAAAGGCACTTTGGTGGGTAGCACAGTAGACTTAGCAAAGATAATGGTATGAGGTGATGAAGAAAATGATGGTGATGGAACAGTTGAAGGAATGCCTGATCCTGGTGTGCTTTCTTTTGAAATGGAGGGTGTATCTAATGATATTAGCTGAGATGGCACAGCAGTACTTGAATGTGTCACTGATGGTGTTGTGGACAATGTGGCAAACATACTGAGTTGAGGCAAACCTGATACAGCAGCTTTTTCATCTGCATCTTGAGATGATGGTCTGAATGGTGATTCAGCTGAAActtcagcaggctcctgggaTGCACTATTACCACTGCCCTGGTAAAGAGCTGGTGAAAAATTGGTTTGATCCATAATTCTGGTACGTGTGCCAGTGAGAGTTGTTTTTATCATCTGAAGCAAGTTTGCATTCTCCAGGGTCTGTCCCATCGAAATGTCAGCCACTGAGGAGGACTTAATATCCATGGAAGGCCATGTTGGTGATAATCTAGATCTCCAGTTGGCAAGAGACTTTGTAGAGGGAGCAACATTTATTTGCTGTTGTTTGGTACCTGTAAAACAATAATTTAAATgaatgtttaaaagaaaaaaaattgaaagagtAACCTTGGTGCACTACACCAGTGAGCATGAATAAGAAATGCATAATCCTAGGCAAAGTTAGAGTGAATCACTTCTTCGTGTTCAAAGGACACCATAAATCAGAGAAAGCATCATATATTAATGTAAAAAGTATAATGTAAGAGAACATAAACCTCTCAAGTTGTTTCACTGTACTGAAAATTATAAGACAGGCCATGTTTTATAGACAGtgataatgaaaaataattactGATATTGCTCATAAGCCAAGATGACTTAACCTTCTAGAAAGTATCTCGTTGTGCTTGAGACAACCCAAAGTTTCTATCAGTCATACTTTGTCAAAACAGTATGTGTGAAGTTTAGCCTTTACAAAGGGAATGGATTCTGACAACCAGGCATCACTGATTTGGCATGCTCTGTGAAATGGGAATAGAATCAGTACTGGCTGGGTTCCTCTATGAAGCATCTGTAGGTGTTTGTCTTGCCAGTTCTGATAATATGTGTAATTATACTCAGAGAAGCAAGACAATATAACAGGGATGAAAATGAAAGGAAGGGGTAGTATTAAAACAAATGAGGAAATCAAACTTTAGCTAGTATGCATACAGATGTATAACACATCATCACTAGCACCAATTTATTTAGCATTCACCACCATAATGATACTTctaggctttgttttcttaaaatgATGACAGctagtttttaaaaagtcatagCTTAGAAAACCTTTCAttcctttttaatttaaagattATGTCTCAGTCAAGATTAATTTTAaagggggtttgttttttttcccatgaaaTACATCAGCTAAAGCTTGGCAGTGCCATTTGCCATTACAGCATAAGCCAAATGGTGGCCCAGCCTACGTACCTATGTAGAGGTATAAAAGGGAGTACTCCCCTCCTCCCTGAACAAGGAGTGAGCAAGGACACTACAGATGTAACATTGGAGGAAGTCTCACTGGTGTGCGTGTATGTGCGCATGCACGTGAGTGTGCAGAACCAGATGTGGGGGGATGCGGGGGGTgttgcactggtgcacttgcaccccctttcATTCCcactccacccaaaatttaaaaccaacttcctggcagtggcagcagcatttctagtcagacagggtgctgacagacgtggaagaaaaaaaaaccccatgctttACCGGAAACAGCAGGGGATTACTTCAGTCTGGCTTCACAGCTtttgtatagatcaggcgcttcagcagggcttcttGGCACCTTTAGCTAAAggtaattcaatcagctattagataaaagcaccaaaaaagcccctctACAAACCGCATCTCTACAAACATTGAGAAAGCCAGGTgcaactaacatgctgcctcttctgggtgtgTGCTGGGTTTGGCGTGGCAAATTTAAAGTAAAGggaattttgctttttttttctccacgtCTGCATGAGGGAGTCaactgatttcatggctcattataatctacctgatcctttCTAAATTCTTGATTCCAGAACcattaacaaccctctcttctttttaatggtcttgatgtttcacgaATCAACGTATCCTTTGtcctgcaattctgctgtttgttCGCTGCTCCTGATAAAGAAGCTCCTATATCACatccctgcagattgtttttaatttattctaatgaagttatatttgttttgcttcatTCTTAAGCCaacacagccctaggcccctaaaatattagtaaagcttctagtttatttttaactggagaaaaatgtgttgtttctaTGTGTGATGGTGCACCTCACCATGtgcaccccttttcaaaattctagatctgcctacgtgtgtgcgcgcacacgcaTAGAAAGTTTTGCTCCTCTCTGAGACTCAGTTCTTTCCTTGTGTTGCACCTGTGCTGCTCACCACCCAGTTGTCTTCCCCATATGCATGCCTCAGAGTAGATAGGCATAGTAGCTCCTTTCAGCATTAAATGCTTTAGCAGTAACATATTTCATCTAAATCAGGTCATGTCATGTCCAACACAACATTTTCTCAATGACCAGGCTTTTATCATCCAGTTCAAAATTGTATTGAATCACAGGGGGGAAAggctaatttttttctttgctctaaCTTAAGCTGTAAATGAAACATGCaacaaattattttagaaaaGCAGGATagtcagaaagagaaaagcaaaaagatACTGTCCATGAAAAAGGAAAGCTTGGGTGTCCTTCCACAGTACAGGCTGTATAACATTACTTAGGAGTAAATTTGGTAAAATAATCATACTTACAAAAGGGATAGATAGTGGCCCTAGGTATAAGCCATGGTGCCTAAGCCATGTTACACCAAGGAGAGCCCTCATATTGtcagttttaaacattttgaagGGTTACAAAAATTGTTCCTTGTTTGACTGACAAAAAGATGTCTTGTGCctacaaaggctagggacagagttgcatataaaccagtttaagtgatcagaaactggtttaaacctgtaacggaacaagagttcagtgcacataaaccagtttcaaaatggctgaaactggtttaagataaacctggttgaatgtagtatcagacttaactgatttgggtcaaactggtttatgcaacttctgtcctagaccccttcttggtttaagttaaaccagagtcccccagcatcccagcatgcttttcagccctgggctgggctatgctgtctgctccagacagcagagctggccctgcccctctgctctctagccagagcaggggcaggccgtggccagatgctggctggcatcacCCCCTAAGGCAAAGGGAACAGGGAGAGGGGTTATTTCTACCTCCCTCCCCTCTGGACCAGCCTGTcggtgctgctgagggtggatgcagaggggctgggccacaggggccaggcccttcccagtGGGTTGTAGCTTGGGCTGGAGCCGTAGGGGCTGAGCAGCTAGATTGCTCCCAGttccccatgcccaggccaggcaggggtgtCATGGAGCCTCAGCCAGCTGCAAAGGGCCCTTCCCTACCAGgccaagccagcttcccctcacctccagcagctactccccctcctgctcctgcccctactGCACCACTCTGAGTagggggaggaagctgcagcacagcaggaacaGGGACAATAACTGAGGCCCCTAAGAAAAAGCATTGGCAAAAGATGCTTGCACAATAGACAATTTCCATTTGCTGAATAGCTAAGTTTACTCTACTGTAAGCCAATACCAAACTACATGGGCCTGCTCCTACATTCCCATAATTAGCATCTGAATTAACAGTACCCCCAGAGAGGAATTTCATTTGTACAGGAGTTTTATCACATCAAGAAAATACAAAATTAGTTGTAATCATTACAGTCACAGAACCAGGAGCCAAAGTGAATGGCTATATATCATTAACATATATGCACAGCAGCAAATATTTGGAATTACATGTATTCACATAGTAATAAATATCTGCATCTCCCGCTTCTAGAATTACACACAATAACCCTGCTACCTTGAACAGCACTCTGAATGCATTATCAAATGAAGGAAAGCAGCTGAAGGATGAGATGTGAATTTTCAGGATTAActtccagaaaaaaatggaaataattctaGTAATTCCTAGACTAAGCAGGATTATTCAGCTAATAACATCACTCACTACCAAGAAGAAATGCAGGACAAAACTCTGTGTCTCAAATCCAACTCAGGTTTCCTGCATTAGCCAGTGAGGGCCCTGGGCCTTGCACCTATGATGGAACGATGTGCAGGATTAAGTCTAAAGAGAGGCAGGCCAATGGGAAGGCATTAGAAGGAAGGGGGAGCTAGGCAGGCAAAGGGGCTTTGTTATAGTTTGAGTCTTTACCAGTTAACTAAGGGGTGCCCTGAGTGATCACCATGCCTGGCAAGCAAGATACTGGCTGACAATGAAGAGAATGGAGACGTGGGTTGGCAGCAAGCTGTGTGAAAAAGTTTGTATCATAACAAGCACAGTGCAGTGCTTGGGTCTCAGCACTGTTTCTGATGTGTATTTCAGGGCCTTTGGCAGATCACTGGGTACATCTGGCGCAGGCTGTTGGAATTCCATATCAGGGGCTGGCAATTTTTGCTGGCAGGTGTCTAGAATAATCCAGCTGTGACTGGAAACAGGTGGGCATTAGAACCccgctgctgtcactgctcctccccactgcttAGCTGTGGGTAACACAAGTGTGGCAAAAGTCCTCCTCAGCCAAAGCCTATGTGGCCTGACTATCATGCAATACAAGGGAACACCCCTCTGTCACAGCCCCAGATGGCCAACTCCAGCACAGAACAGGGAGAGTCCTGCACCATCAAATGCTGCTGAAGCTACAGCTCCATGGGCTGAAACCAAAGACTCCATGGGCCACAGGTTGCCATCCCCTATTCTAAATACTCAAGATGCAGAAATATACCAAGTGGACATATTTTGCTTCAGCTCAATTTTGGCAGCTTTTTTTTTCATATAGACTAGTATAAATTATTCAAGTTTTACAAGTCTGTAACACTTTCACAATTGTGTTCTTGTCACAGATGTTGCCAGCCAAGACAATTGTAGTGGCTGCTGGAGACAAGGAACATGCGTTCTTTAACAGTACATGCTGGTACAACACAAGCTGCCAGATGAGCTTAGAAATCTATTTAGGAGACCAAACATTTATGTCCAGTTCAACAAACTACTTAAGTATGAGCATCACTTTAAAACACATGGAAAAGTCCAATTGCTCACCATATAATCTTAACATGTACCTTACTGAATGAGAATGAACTAAATACATACTTCAAATAAAGCATGTACTTAAAAACTTTGCTGACCAAGCACCTTAATCCAGGGGTAGCCAATTTACAGCACatgtgctccaagtggcacaggaagcctctgtgtgtggcctACAGCAGATTGGGAGGCgtcaggcagcacagtggcagacagagCAGGAAGTGGAAAGCAGAGGAGCACAGGTCAGGGAGCAGCAGATTATGCCTGGGAAGGGGATTAAAGTGGTActtaggggctagggacagacattttaaaagtctgagcctgaactgattcaatttttgcaggttaacctaatctggctaggctaaactggctTGTAACCA
This genomic window from Alligator mississippiensis isolate rAllMis1 chromosome 2, rAllMis1, whole genome shotgun sequence contains:
- the KIAA1549L gene encoding UPF0606 protein KIAA1549L homolog isoform X5 — protein: MAAREEQGAGPARGQWRAGRCAEGPGAARLRRLLLLLLVLLPGARAQHGTKQQQINVAPSTKSLANWRSRLSPTWPSMDIKSSSVADISMGQTLENANLLQMIKTTLTGTRTRIMDQTNFSPALYQGSGNSASQEPAEVSAESPFRPSSQDADEKAAVSGLPQLSMFATLSTTPSVTHSSTAVPSQLISLDTPSISKESTPGSGIPSTVPSPSFSSSPHTIIFAKSTVLPTKVPLSTDTESSINRDSSSSHVSANRGNSRSVGTAVNPSTVNHTLSRKGPRLLTGTTSLNIFGSTMVHLTKTLARESPLESTAFLSLHTSAPLSVMLYPSSQPVASKSASWLPIRRTSLSHSRDDVSSSRENLSNQPFKAVVTDKENYSSLTVSPEIFKNKSEIYTNNTLFLHTMDFLHTLLKVTSHQSSSALTNDMLGSLRPVFLSPASVSPLGVSHSTENKSSFTMPKTFFTDALNTSNAVFPAPANESDFLVKNATLPYSTDTTTSLITKANQTSNITALIKNATNYENTLMFSLVNISLPHSTVSANEVFSKEVTHAPPEANAMLPTEFEPPQLSDVSSMRAAAYRSFTRDTVAKIYTNMEANRVVPHDSQYSRPPSESPASEHTTRTTMLERILQTESMSPLTPVTSLATSTAGFSKFIHAIIKTSALYNSKTSQVSSPNGQSLADLIDNEESNVEASTIVTPRTEYLHLPPLNKSEVTSGQFSNASYSNAFTPIVSSELYKLSPYVPVTETTFSKASTVSISTAVPENSLDTTKSPKASALASKWPLTALISSGSSTKETAKMAITEVIPSTSSLETDYRGIDSAISHLQQQINNIRSKQTTISLTSATYTSATSNHNSSFSPVVGIKTKNFTNFNLYSSALEMSTVQYSSPSPTMVIPAAQSEKHINTPQNVTKLFTSRDVNLTSKSETSVHVFVPAAKDFAANGMSTVSSMLSSDTANAEKVSSTNTLYSTPSELGLASQFTGNWAVSADNEIVISDTQPTISPSLVVKSSSSSALISSPITEEYMTPGNQRDFSNNSLSEPSSQLTTIVQNPTILVPVPNEVTEGAPLQTPTTSALQSVIITSVHESPTPLTSAFLSTTNFTHSVITVLSSVSPGAIPTVGTSEAKPFTGESAPTSPVPTSSLFSLGTENTPLPPVMALSTLISTLAKNNTATKMTSILNSVATHTGFPFAPRNISMSPPRTATIFLTSKVSRVPGSTLGSTTHTPRQIETTVPDTMKITSSEITKTSTPYPLTITAALTSITASAKTTRLPPTPVESTSAAPATSSAAFANTTAVPALECQQSRNLMVKTVLLLNTRRLLISGSLKENVTKGLTLVLRQAFNQNVNAQVEILEQSNNVTVGYYVTQGRLVFIPAAVIEMLIAYGVSNATADIKQHVPNLQSVAVLALPWNPLPAYHFQLKTELQFVGQTDNIQSCKFVQTMEQRLQRAFQDAERKVLNTSNNLTVQILNTSNISQGVTLFYVVSNQSTTLNGTVSSNLLNQLSAELVGFYLTYPPLTIAESLEYPNLDVSESTRDYWVITVIQGVDITLLGLNNQSFARLMEQRLAPLFMMSHQQGRRFKRATTVGSYTVQMVKMQRIPGPKEPAELTYYTLYNAKPLLGTAAAKILSTVDSQRMALTLGYVIQVQADPVVKNPPNNLWIIAAVLAPIAVVTVIIIIITAVLCRKNKNDFKPDTMMNLPQRAKPVQGFDYAKQHLGQQGAEDEVLPVTQETVVLPLPVRDAPASQEREITQDGSTIKTAKSNETRKSRSPSQNGSVITNESGKPSSGRSSPQKVMAQQKVTKDEGRKRNGFKSSKNIVPISDEEEGDILFDNSIAKSAIDPFDTSSGSVQLIAIKPMALPPVHAASDRSQESAIINGEVNKALKQKSDIEHYRNKLRLKAKRKGYYDFPQVDNNKGLTERRKLYEKPQKEIDHGLDPEIDVSSPFAEPKNRQQMKNSVYRSRQSLNSPSPGETEMDLLVTRERPRRGIRNSGYDTEPEIIEETNVDRVNEPRNYTRSRQAKGHSETSTLSSQPSIDEVRQQMHMLLEEAFSLASAGHGGQNRQQDAYSSTQHLPYSEVVTSAPGTMSRPRGGVQWVPTYRPEMYQYSLPRPEIRCQPFLPSQQQTELGSQVILSQPHPQHTETKHGCPTLERMNYQGSGQTQFHSQAT